The following proteins are co-located in the Dyadobacter chenwenxiniae genome:
- a CDS encoding T9SS type A sorting domain-containing protein produces MQNLTGLDNILAVAGDLEVTENDGLLNLEALSNVAEVNGSLIIGDNDLLTSLAGLSSIHAVGLDLVIGANDLLTTFSPLVINSVGRDLRLGFNESLVSLAGLENITVVPGYVEITGNITLVNLTGLNGLTTIGEDLYIDFNNNLVNLVGLENLVTIESDLFMEENGSLVSLTGLEGLTTVRDDVEINYHDALLNLSGFSGLTSIGGALLLQNNFGLETLDGLEGVTSFGEEVLLSFNPYLENVDGLSGVKSIGPLGFVSLLNFSLSDITGLSALESIDGDLIFVGNASLINLAGLENLASIGDSSSLVVASNPQLEDMSALSGLITVGNLLVDNNEVLTSLAGLNNIVTVTDSLSVSANALLENLDDLENLKTIGGSVSVYQNQLLTSLSGLGKLQSIGGAYLLISENPELEMCAIPPVCRYLSTETPELLDISANKPGCNSETEVLDACAALPVALIGFEVKKEHHAALLSWSTSMETNSDYFVVQHSSEGKNWKTIGTLKAKGESVVVQPYTFSHSAPVEGSNFYRLKMIDHDGSYAYSQIRGLNFASLPEIASIYPNPVFEKLSVQVAGGTAIEKVEIFNALGKVLYATDFGQNKKTKSELQIGHLPTGLYQVTLTDSNGKKETKKIIKN; encoded by the coding sequence TTGCAAAATCTTACCGGACTGGACAATATACTTGCCGTGGCAGGCGATCTGGAAGTCACCGAAAATGATGGCCTTCTTAACTTGGAGGCATTATCCAACGTCGCAGAAGTTAACGGAAGCCTTATCATTGGTGATAACGACTTGCTGACCAGTCTTGCCGGGCTCAGCAGCATTCATGCCGTAGGGCTCGATCTTGTGATTGGGGCTAATGATCTGCTCACCACATTTTCACCGCTTGTTATCAACAGCGTTGGACGGGATCTGCGGCTTGGTTTTAATGAGTCGCTGGTAAGTCTTGCAGGGCTGGAAAATATAACGGTCGTGCCTGGTTACGTGGAAATCACTGGGAATATCACGCTGGTGAATTTGACTGGATTGAATGGCCTTACAACGATCGGAGAAGATCTTTATATTGATTTCAATAATAATCTGGTCAATCTTGTGGGACTGGAAAATCTTGTGACTATCGAATCAGACCTCTTTATGGAGGAAAATGGTAGCCTGGTTAGCCTCACAGGTTTGGAGGGATTGACAACTGTCAGGGATGATGTTGAAATTAATTACCATGATGCCCTGCTTAATTTGTCGGGTTTTAGCGGGCTTACTTCAATTGGCGGCGCGCTGTTACTTCAAAATAATTTTGGCCTCGAAACATTGGACGGTCTCGAAGGTGTGACGTCATTTGGGGAGGAAGTCCTGCTTTCTTTTAATCCGTATCTGGAAAACGTCGATGGACTTTCAGGAGTAAAGTCGATTGGCCCGTTGGGATTTGTGTCGCTGCTCAACTTCTCATTATCGGACATTACGGGACTTTCAGCACTGGAATCGATTGACGGAGATCTGATCTTCGTAGGGAATGCAAGCCTTATCAACCTCGCTGGTTTAGAAAACCTGGCATCCATTGGCGATTCTAGTTCTCTGGTGGTCGCTTCAAATCCGCAGTTGGAGGACATGAGTGCGCTTTCGGGCCTTATAACGGTGGGCAATCTCCTAGTGGACAACAATGAGGTTTTGACGAGCCTTGCCGGATTGAATAATATCGTGACGGTCACCGATTCCTTATCGGTGTCGGCCAACGCACTGCTCGAAAATCTGGACGACCTTGAAAACCTGAAAACGATTGGCGGCAGTGTGTCGGTATACCAAAATCAACTATTAACCTCCCTTTCCGGTTTGGGTAAACTCCAATCCATTGGCGGGGCTTATCTGTTGATCTCAGAAAACCCGGAGCTCGAAATGTGCGCTATTCCGCCGGTTTGTAGATATCTGTCCACCGAAACGCCTGAATTGCTTGACATATCAGCCAACAAACCCGGATGTAACTCAGAAACCGAAGTTTTAGATGCCTGCGCTGCGCTTCCCGTCGCGCTGATCGGGTTCGAAGTCAAAAAAGAGCATCATGCTGCATTGCTTTCGTGGTCCACAAGTATGGAGACCAACAGCGACTATTTTGTTGTTCAACATAGCTCCGAGGGTAAAAACTGGAAAACGATCGGGACATTGAAGGCAAAAGGCGAAAGTGTTGTGGTGCAGCCTTACACATTCAGCCACAGCGCTCCTGTGGAAGGTAGCAACTTTTACCGCTTGAAAATGATAGATCATGACGGTTCTTACGCATATAGCCAGATTCGCGGCCTGAATTTTGCCAGTCTGCCGGAGATCGCTTCCATTTACCCCAACCCTGTATTCGAAAAATTATCCGTTCAGGTTGCAGGTGGAACTGCTATTGAAAAAGTGGAGATCTTCAATGCGCTTGGGAAAGTCTTATATGCAACTGATTTTGGACAAAACAAAAAAACGAAATCCGAGTTACAGATAGGGCATCTGCCCACCGGCCTTTACCAGGTAACGCTAACCGACAGCAACGGAAAAAAAGAAACAAAAAAGATCATCAAAAACTAG
- a CDS encoding pyridoxal phosphate-dependent decarboxylase family protein yields the protein MSIQLQDDLAHIDRILEEVKNRSLDFLSQLNELPTYAADQQTDPDALAANGLGTQGSLALFQRKYRKLMVASPGPRYWGFVTGGATPASIAGDWLTTVFDQNTQGTKGAGDISAIVEKETIRLLSQLLDLPEEFNGGFVTGATMSNFTGLAVGRQWAGKKLGIDISRTGMSSEIIVMAATPHSSVIKSLSMLGFGSGNLFKINALPGREAMDIADLEAKLMASNDKPVIVNCSAGTVNTVDFDDIAAIVALKKKYDFWLHIDAAFGGFAACSPAHSHLLAGWEQADSITIDCHKWMNVPYDSAVIFVRKQHDRLQVETFQNTNAPYLGDPSENFSYLNFLPENSRRFRALPAWFGLVAYGKSGYQWIIENSIARANELGQYITGSGTFELAAPVRLNVVIFRLRDADRTTAFLDRLNKSGNVFMTPTTLDGKSCVRAAFVNYRTSANDIVIATREMEAAYDFVLNR from the coding sequence ATGAGCATTCAATTACAAGATGATCTGGCGCATATAGACCGGATATTGGAAGAGGTAAAAAACAGGAGTCTGGATTTTCTGTCGCAACTGAACGAGTTGCCGACCTATGCGGCGGATCAGCAAACCGACCCTGATGCATTGGCAGCGAACGGGTTAGGGACTCAGGGGAGTTTAGCGTTGTTTCAAAGAAAATACCGGAAACTAATGGTTGCCAGTCCGGGACCGCGGTATTGGGGTTTTGTGACGGGTGGCGCGACGCCGGCTTCCATTGCGGGCGACTGGCTTACAACCGTTTTTGACCAAAATACGCAGGGCACAAAGGGAGCGGGCGATATTTCGGCGATTGTTGAAAAAGAAACGATCCGCCTGCTCTCCCAATTGCTGGACCTGCCTGAGGAATTCAACGGGGGATTTGTGACCGGCGCGACTATGTCCAACTTTACCGGATTGGCAGTGGGCAGGCAATGGGCTGGAAAGAAGTTGGGCATTGATATATCCAGAACAGGAATGTCTTCGGAGATTATCGTGATGGCAGCGACGCCGCATTCTTCGGTGATCAAATCGCTCTCCATGCTAGGATTTGGCAGTGGTAATTTGTTTAAGATCAATGCGTTGCCGGGAAGAGAGGCTATGGACATTGCGGACCTGGAAGCAAAACTGATGGCCAGTAACGACAAACCGGTCATCGTCAATTGCAGCGCGGGAACGGTTAATACGGTTGATTTTGATGACATTGCTGCGATCGTCGCATTGAAAAAGAAGTACGACTTCTGGCTGCATATCGATGCTGCCTTTGGCGGCTTTGCAGCTTGCTCGCCAGCACACAGCCATCTGCTGGCAGGGTGGGAGCAGGCAGACAGCATTACCATTGACTGCCACAAATGGATGAATGTGCCCTACGACAGCGCAGTGATTTTTGTAAGGAAGCAGCATGATCGCTTACAGGTGGAGACATTCCAAAACACGAATGCGCCATATCTGGGGGACCCTTCCGAAAACTTTTCTTATTTGAATTTCCTGCCGGAAAACTCGCGCAGGTTCCGGGCCTTACCGGCTTGGTTCGGCTTGGTTGCCTACGGGAAATCAGGTTATCAGTGGATTATTGAAAACAGCATTGCGCGCGCAAACGAGCTGGGTCAATACATTACAGGCAGCGGGACTTTTGAACTTGCGGCACCGGTCCGGCTTAATGTGGTCATTTTCAGGCTGCGGGATGCAGACAGGACAACGGCGTTTCTTGATCGGTTGAACAAAAGCGGAAATGTTTTCATGACGCCGACCACATTGGACGGGAAAAGTTGCGTGCGCGCTGCATTCGTAAATTATCGCACCAGCGCTAATGACATTGTTATTGCAACCAGGGAGATGGAAGCGGCGTACGACTTTGTGCTGAATCGGTGA
- a CDS encoding nuclear transport factor 2 family protein, with translation MEITTIAARSFAEEWIGAWNSHDLASVMQHYAADIEFYSPFIKRLGMNDEGFIHGRDVLETYFAKALAVYPDLHFEMHETLTGANSVVLYYTSVNNKKAAELMQFDAFGKINLVKAHYND, from the coding sequence ATGGAAATTACAACGATTGCTGCCCGGTCCTTCGCAGAAGAATGGATCGGCGCCTGGAATAGCCATGACCTGGCTTCCGTTATGCAACATTATGCAGCTGACATCGAATTCTATTCTCCTTTCATTAAACGGCTGGGGATGAACGATGAGGGCTTTATCCATGGTCGTGATGTGCTCGAAACGTATTTTGCGAAAGCGCTTGCGGTATATCCGGATCTTCATTTTGAAATGCATGAAACGCTGACGGGAGCGAACTCTGTGGTGCTATATTATACGAGCGTCAATAATAAGAAGGCAGCGGAACTGATGCAGTTTGATGCATTTGGGAAAATTAATCTGGTTAAGGCACATTACAACGATTAA
- a CDS encoding DUF1572 family protein — translation MEKEIITLLFERDLKKLREEIEKYPTEDSLWVQLPGTINTGGNLCQHLIGNLSTYVGLTLGNVPYVRNRDAEFARRLFTKTELIGELDKLLPVVVKSVSDLSDTQLASGYPRNVLDMFENQTTALVLIHLLTHLSYHLGQINYHRRWITAVNPE, via the coding sequence ATGGAAAAAGAAATTATTACCCTGCTTTTTGAAAGAGATCTTAAAAAGCTCCGCGAAGAAATAGAAAAGTATCCCACCGAGGATTCTCTTTGGGTGCAGTTGCCGGGCACCATTAATACGGGCGGGAACCTTTGCCAGCATTTGATTGGTAACCTGAGCACTTATGTAGGCCTCACATTGGGAAATGTTCCTTATGTTCGGAACCGCGATGCGGAATTTGCCAGACGGCTTTTTACCAAAACGGAGTTGATTGGAGAGCTGGACAAGTTACTGCCAGTTGTTGTAAAATCTGTAAGCGACCTCTCTGATACGCAGCTGGCAAGCGGGTATCCCCGCAATGTGCTCGATATGTTCGAGAATCAGACAACAGCATTGGTTTTAATTCATTTACTGACCCATTTATCTTACCACTTAGGCCAGATCAATTACCATAGACGTTGGATTACGGCCGTAAATCCTGAATAA
- a CDS encoding aminotransferase-like domain-containing protein, translating to MQTNSSEEKDDFLYNQIAERLEHQIENNTLKAGDKLISLRAVSKEQGISLSTAYKAYVALESKGYVEARPKSGYFVRYKPAQRLKKQSFPLVSAQAATIDVDEMIRQVYRTLSREGMVRLSVAVPPVELIPVAKLNKALMEAIRQSPESCTQYEEIPGNLNLRKQIARYAFNWGGNVTADDIITTHGCMEAVAFCLKAVTEPGDTIAIESPVYFGIFNVIKMLGLKIFEVPSDPQDGPDIDFLEKALETVRIKACLFVPNFSNPTGALMPDYRKKQLVEMLAVREIPLIEDDIYGEMYFGKSRPKTCKSFDKNGLVMLCSSISKTLAPGYRVGWCIPGKFWDKVISNKITQTVSSATPTHAAIGNFFETGRYDLHMRNLRKALHTQSLRYMQAITEHFPPETQVSRPQGGYVFWIELDPKINAFKLFEAAILQNVSIAPGQIFSTDARFTNYIRISFGSPFTAAIDAGLKRLGALIKSLEDLSE from the coding sequence GTGCAAACAAATTCATCCGAGGAAAAAGATGACTTCCTATACAACCAGATTGCTGAGCGGCTTGAACATCAGATCGAAAACAACACATTAAAAGCCGGCGATAAGCTCATTTCACTCCGCGCGGTAAGCAAGGAACAAGGCATTAGCCTGAGCACAGCTTACAAGGCCTATGTGGCATTAGAGAGCAAGGGATATGTGGAAGCGCGGCCAAAATCAGGATACTTTGTGCGTTACAAACCAGCACAGCGCCTCAAAAAGCAATCATTTCCGCTCGTTTCGGCTCAGGCTGCAACGATAGATGTGGACGAAATGATCAGGCAGGTTTACAGAACATTGTCCCGGGAAGGCATGGTAAGGCTGTCCGTCGCCGTGCCCCCGGTGGAATTGATCCCGGTCGCGAAGCTCAACAAGGCACTTATGGAAGCAATCCGGCAAAGCCCCGAAAGCTGCACGCAATATGAGGAGATCCCCGGAAATCTGAATTTAAGAAAGCAAATCGCCCGTTATGCATTCAATTGGGGCGGCAATGTTACTGCCGACGACATCATTACAACGCATGGCTGCATGGAAGCCGTGGCTTTTTGCCTGAAAGCGGTGACAGAACCTGGCGATACGATTGCTATTGAAAGCCCTGTCTATTTCGGGATTTTTAATGTGATCAAGATGCTTGGCTTAAAGATTTTCGAAGTACCAAGTGACCCTCAGGACGGCCCTGACATTGATTTTCTGGAAAAAGCATTGGAAACAGTCCGGATCAAGGCCTGTCTCTTTGTACCCAATTTTTCAAATCCCACGGGCGCATTAATGCCCGATTACCGCAAAAAGCAACTGGTTGAAATGCTCGCCGTCCGGGAAATTCCCTTGATCGAAGACGACATTTATGGTGAAATGTATTTTGGTAAAAGTCGGCCTAAAACGTGCAAAAGTTTTGACAAAAATGGGCTGGTAATGCTGTGTTCATCGATTTCTAAAACCCTGGCGCCGGGCTATCGCGTCGGCTGGTGCATTCCCGGCAAATTTTGGGATAAAGTAATTAGTAATAAAATCACGCAAACCGTCTCGTCGGCAACGCCCACGCACGCAGCGATTGGAAATTTCTTTGAAACGGGCCGCTATGACCTCCATATGCGGAATCTGAGAAAAGCGCTTCACACCCAAAGCCTGCGCTACATGCAAGCCATCACGGAACATTTCCCCCCGGAAACACAAGTCAGCCGTCCGCAGGGCGGTTATGTTTTTTGGATTGAACTGGACCCAAAAATCAATGCATTCAAGCTATTTGAGGCCGCAATCCTGCAAAACGTAAGCATAGCCCCGGGCCAGATTTTCAGCACCGACGCCCGTTTCACCAACTATATCAGAATCAGCTTCGGATCACCTTTTACAGCGGCTATCGATGCAGGATTGAAGCGGCTGGGTGCGTTGATAAAGTCTTTGGAAGATTTAAGCGAATAA
- a CDS encoding type II toxin-antitoxin system PemK/MazF family toxin — protein sequence MNRSLNTVIVAPLTSSTKKYPTRIDCMVAGKSGQIALDQLRTVDKVKLTQKKGC from the coding sequence TTGAACCGCTCGCTTAATACGGTTATTGTTGCGCCGCTAACATCAAGCACTAAGAAATATCCCACCCGAATCGACTGCATGGTGGCTGGTAAATCAGGCCAGATTGCGCTGGATCAGCTCAGAACGGTTGACAAAGTAAAACTCACCCAAAAAAAGGGGTGCTAG
- a CDS encoding heavy metal translocating P-type ATPase, giving the protein MKLGASEGQIHHDAKDCCSGETQIPVKQKHEHNHTDHDGHDHDGHDHDGHDHGHGNAADDGLLKSRWMLWVSLALLLGFLFVTFILKIEVNRNLEIVSMLAAYVLAGNKTIATAFRRVMRSDFFNEFTLMTIATIGAFYIGEFSEGVAVMIFYEIGELFQDMAVSRSKRSIKALLDIRPEQVTVIRDGKDVQIAPGSVAIGETIVVKAGEKVALDGILKSLHGTFNTAALTGESVPDQKSRNEAVLAGMINTEKSVEVEVTALFKDSKLSRILEMVQEATGRKAPTQLLISRLAKIYTPIVFLLAVLIILLPYFFVENYGFDQWLYRGMVFLVIACPCALTISIPLGYFGGIGLASRNGILVKGANFLDVITKIDTLVSDKTGTLTKGVFKVQKVETTLDSKDFISKTASLESYSTHPVAKAVVAHASDSALVKPTEVEEISGHGLKGKVGADSLLAGNLKLLDKFQVAYPKELANIAETIVAVAVNGSYAGYITIADEIKEDALQTVAELKKLGIETIMLSGDKEAVVSHIAGQLQIGRSYGNLLPEDKVRIVEQLKAEGKHIAFAGDGVNDAPVIALADVGIAMGALGSDVAIETADIVIQNDQPLKIASAIKVGKITKGIVYQNISAAMGVKVLVMILGAGGIATLWEAVFADVGVALLAILNAFRIQGKKI; this is encoded by the coding sequence ATGAAGTTAGGGGCGAGCGAAGGCCAAATACATCATGACGCCAAGGATTGCTGCTCAGGCGAGACGCAGATCCCGGTGAAACAAAAACACGAACACAACCACACTGATCACGACGGGCATGATCACGACGGTCATGATCACGACGGGCACGATCATGGCCATGGGAATGCTGCGGATGATGGTTTGCTGAAAAGCCGCTGGATGCTTTGGGTTAGTCTGGCGCTTTTGCTCGGCTTTCTTTTTGTGACTTTTATTTTGAAGATCGAGGTTAACCGCAACCTGGAAATTGTCTCCATGCTGGCTGCATACGTTTTAGCCGGCAACAAAACCATTGCGACCGCTTTTCGTCGCGTCATGCGCAGCGATTTCTTCAATGAATTTACATTAATGACGATTGCAACGATCGGCGCATTTTACATTGGCGAATTCAGCGAGGGTGTTGCGGTGATGATCTTTTACGAAATCGGCGAACTCTTTCAGGATATGGCGGTTAGCAGATCCAAACGCTCCATTAAGGCACTTCTGGACATTCGCCCGGAACAGGTTACCGTGATCCGCGATGGCAAAGATGTGCAGATTGCGCCGGGCTCTGTGGCCATTGGTGAGACCATTGTGGTAAAAGCCGGTGAAAAAGTGGCGCTGGACGGCATTTTAAAATCGCTCCACGGCACATTCAACACCGCAGCTTTAACTGGTGAATCGGTTCCGGACCAAAAAAGCCGGAACGAAGCGGTTCTCGCCGGAATGATCAATACGGAAAAATCGGTTGAAGTTGAAGTAACGGCGCTTTTTAAGGATTCCAAACTTTCCCGGATCCTGGAAATGGTGCAGGAAGCAACCGGCCGGAAAGCACCTACGCAATTACTAATAAGCCGGTTAGCAAAAATTTACACACCGATTGTATTCTTGTTGGCGGTGCTGATCATTCTCCTCCCCTACTTTTTTGTCGAAAATTACGGGTTTGACCAATGGCTTTATCGCGGCATGGTTTTCCTCGTGATCGCTTGCCCTTGTGCGCTTACGATCTCCATTCCGCTGGGTTATTTTGGTGGGATCGGCTTGGCGTCGCGCAACGGGATCCTGGTAAAAGGCGCTAATTTCCTGGATGTCATTACCAAGATCGACACATTGGTTTCGGACAAAACAGGCACGTTGACCAAAGGGGTGTTCAAGGTTCAAAAAGTGGAAACTACGCTGGATAGCAAAGATTTTATTTCAAAAACCGCTTCGCTGGAAAGCTATTCAACACACCCCGTTGCGAAAGCCGTCGTGGCACACGCATCTGATTCGGCATTAGTAAAACCAACCGAAGTAGAAGAGATCTCCGGGCATGGATTGAAAGGAAAAGTCGGTGCGGATTCGCTGCTGGCGGGTAACCTCAAACTGCTGGATAAATTCCAGGTGGCTTATCCGAAGGAGCTTGCCAACATTGCTGAAACCATTGTAGCAGTGGCCGTTAACGGTTCCTATGCCGGATACATTACCATTGCCGATGAGATTAAGGAAGATGCACTGCAAACAGTTGCGGAATTGAAAAAGCTCGGCATTGAGACGATTATGCTTTCTGGCGACAAGGAGGCAGTTGTTTCCCACATTGCCGGGCAACTGCAAATCGGCCGAAGCTACGGAAACTTGCTGCCCGAAGACAAAGTCAGGATCGTAGAACAACTCAAAGCCGAAGGAAAACACATTGCCTTTGCAGGCGACGGCGTGAACGATGCGCCGGTGATCGCACTTGCGGATGTGGGCATTGCGATGGGCGCATTGGGATCGGACGTGGCGATTGAAACGGCCGACATCGTAATCCAGAATGACCAGCCGCTGAAAATTGCATCCGCCATTAAAGTCGGCAAAATCACGA